In one window of Hevea brasiliensis isolate MT/VB/25A 57/8 chromosome 10, ASM3005281v1, whole genome shotgun sequence DNA:
- the LOC110651441 gene encoding U-box domain-containing protein 6 has protein sequence MWTMDIAEVEENLFAASDAKLHGEMCKALSVIYCKILSVFPSLEAARPRSKSGIQALCSLHLALEKTKNILQHCSECSKLYLAITGDSVLLKFEKARSALVDSLRRVEDIVPQSIGCQILEIVSELERIVFSLDPLEKQVGDEIISLLQQGRKFDDRNDNNELESFHQAATKLGITSSRAALTERRALKKLIERARAEEDKRKESIVAYLLHLMRKYSKLFRSELMDDNDSLGSTPCSPTVKGSLEDATDGHAFERQFSKFSSFNFKPNNGKSGQMAVPPEELRCPISLQLMYDPVIIASGQTYERICIEKWFSDGHDTCPKTQQKLSHLCLTPNYCVKGLVTSWCEHNGVPVPDGPPESLDLNYFRLSLCQSESANSKSVDSISSGKLKGMKVVPLESGTIEEAERHEMESLKPQEEKTPREEDFEHDMFQRYQDFLKMLNEEKDLREKCKVVEKIRLLLKDDEEARICMGANGFVEGLLQFLESAVQARNAVAQESGAMALFNLVVNNNRNKEMMLAAGVIPLLEMMISNSDSHGSATALYLNLSCHEDAKSIIGSSQAVPFLVQILQGEAEPQCKMDALHALYNISSQASNILNLLSAGIISGLQSLLAAPGDLPWTEKSIAVLINLATNKSGKDEMVAAPGLIGALATILDTGEPIEQEQAASCLYVLCNGSEKCSQMVLQEGVIPALVSISVNGTTRGKEKAQKLLMLFREQRQRDPPQPPAEVRFQRAESSSKAMPSQESKPPCKSVSRRRMGKAFSFFWKSKSYSVYQC, from the exons ATGTGGACTATGGACATCGCTGAAGTTGAAGAAAATTTATTTGCAGCAAGTGATGCCAAG CTACATGGAGAAATGTGCAAGGCACTCTCTGTAATATATTGCAAAATCTTGTCAGTTTTCCCTTCTTTGGAAGCAGCACGACCTAGGAGCAAATCTGGCATTCAAGCATTATGTTCGTTGCATTTAGCGCTTGAAAAAACCAAGAATATTCTTCAGCACTGCTCAGAATGCAGCAAACTTTATTTG GCTATCACTGGAGATTCTGttcttttaaaatttgaaaaagctAGATCTGCTCTTGTAGATAGTCTTAGGCGTGTTGAAGACATTGTCCCACAGTCGATTGGCTGCCAg ATTTTGGAAATTGTAAGTGAATTGGAGAGGATTGTGTTCTCACTTGATCCATTAGAGAAACAAGTGGGTGATGAAATAATTTCATTGCTTCAGCAAGGGAGAAAATTTGATGACCGTAATGACAATAATGAGCTGGAATCTTTTCATCAGGCAGCCACTAAACTTGGTATCACATCTTCCAGAGCAGCTCTTACAGAGAGAAGGGCTCTTAAGAAACTTATAGAGAGAGCTCGGGCAGAGGAAGACAAGCGGAAGGAATCAATTGTGGCTTATCTCTTACATCTGATGAGGAAATACTCCAAGTTATTTAGAAGTGAGCTCATGGATGACAATGACTCACTGGGTTCAACACCTTGTTCACCCACAGTTAAGGGTTCTCTTGAGGATGCCACTGATGGTCATGCCTTTGAGCGACAGTTTTCAAAGTTTAGTTCTTTCAATTTCAAGCCAAACAATGGGAAATCTGGCCAGATGGCTGTTCCACCAGAAGAATTAAGGTGTCCAATATCATTGCAGCTAATGTATGATCCAGTAATCATTGCATCTGGACAAACATACGAGAGGATCTGCATTGAGAAATGGTTTAGTGATGGGCATGATACCTGCCCAAAGACTCAACAGAAGCTCTCTCATCTTTGTTTGACTCCTAATTATTGTGTCAAGGGTCTTGTCACTAGTTGGTGTGAACATAATGGTGTTCCGGTCCCTGATGGCCCACCAGAGTCTCTTGATCTCAACTACTTTAGGCTGTCATTGTGTCAGTCGGAGTCTGCAAATTCAAAATCAGTGGACAGCATCAGCTCTGGCAAATTGAAAGGTATGAAGGTAGTTCCTTTAGAGAGTGGTACCATTGAGGAGGCTGAGCGACATGAAATGGAAAGTTTGAAACCACAAGAGGAGAAAACTCCACGGGAAGAAGACTTTGAGCATGATATGTTTCAAAGGTATCAGGATTTTTTGAAGATGCTGAATGAAGAGAAAGACTTGAGGGAAAAGTGCAAGGTAGTAGAAAAAATAAGGCTTCTGCTAAAAGATGATGAGGAGGCCAGGATTTGTATGGGGGCCAATGGGTTTGTTGAAGGACTGTTGCAGTTCCTAGAGTCAGCTGTGCAAGCAAGGAATGCAGTGGCTCAGGAAAGTGGAGCCATGGCTCTCTTTAACCTTGTCGTCAACAATAACAG AAACAAAGAAATGATGCTGGCTGCGGGTGTTATCCCTTTGCTGGAGATGATGATCTCCAACTCTGATTCCCATGGTTCAGCAACGGCCCTCTATTTGAATCTCTCCTGCCATGAAGATGCTAAGTCCATAATTGGTTCAAGCCAGGCTGTTCCGTTTTTAGTCCAGATTCTTCAAGGTGAAGCTGAACCTCAATGCAAGATGGATGCCCTCCACGCCCTCTATAATATCTCCTCCCAAGCCTCCAATATTCTGAACCTCCTTTCAGCTGGTATCATCAGTGGCCTCCAATCCCTTCTTGCAGCCCCTGGTGATCTTCCATGGACAGAAAAATCCATAGCAGTGTTGATAAATTTAGCTACAAATaaatcaggaaaagatgaaatggtAGCAGCCCCTGGCCTTATTGGTGCGCTAGCAACAATATTGGACACGGGTGAGCCTATTGAGCAGGAGCAAGCCGCCTCATGCCTTTATGTTTTGTGCAATGGCAGTGAGAAGTGCAGTCAAATGGTCCTACAAGAAGGGGTGATACCTGcattagtctctatatctgtaaaTGGTACCACACGAGGGAAAGAGAAGGCACAGAAACTTCTAATGCTGTTCCGGGAGCAACGGCAACGTGATCCACCTCAACCACCTGCTGAGGTGCGCTTTCAGAGGGCTGAAAGCAGTTCCAAGGCAATGCCAAGCCAAGAATCAAAACCACCATGTAAATCGGTCTCAAGGAGGAGGATGGGGAAAGCTTTTAGTTTTTTTTGGAAGAGCAAGAGCTATTCAGTTTACCAGTGTTAA
- the LOC110651437 gene encoding AAA-ATPase At3g50940, with the protein MFIHSKNIYSLSYESFMSNMFAMPNVPSTTSVLSTYTAFAASAMLVKTMLNEVQAMTSQLIPQKLQQKILSSLGGLFRNSCQLTLIIEEYNGFSINEIYQASEVYLSTRITPSIDQLKVSKAHREKNLFVTINKGQKIMDVFEGIHLVWEFVCKETQNTVVDYENYSESTEKSEHRSVVLSFDKRFQEKVLKTYLPYVLERSKAIKEENKVVKLHSLGTFNGDFSGGPWGSINLDHPSTFDTLAMDPILKQELMDDLDRFVKRRDFYKRIGKPWKRGYLLYGPPGTGKSSLIAAMANHLKFDIYDLELTSLRSNSDLRRLLTSTANRSILVIEDIDCSIELQDRQYLGHNNGDSQLTLSGLLNFIDGLWSSCGDERIIVFTTNHKDKLDPALLRPGRMDMHIHMSYCTASGFKILASNYLKIKSHCLFTVIERLIEEVEVTPAEVAEELMKVDDDVDSALNGIVGFLQRKKEMKCKESESQIEEDKEVNENEKARKEMKKKSVNKKSNKNKRKKAKTGKGRVV; encoded by the exons ATGTTCATCCATTCCAAGAACATCTATTCATTGTCATACGAATCTTTCATGTCAAACATGTTTGCTATGCCAAATGTGCCTTCAACAACATCAGTTTTATCAACCTACACTGCCTTTGCTGCATCGGCAATGCTTGTCAAGACCATGCTCAATGAGGTCCAGGCCATGACTAGCCAACTAATACCCCAGAAGCTCCAACAGAAAATATTGTCTAGCCTCGGAGGCCTTTTCAGGAATTCTTGCCAGCTGACCCTCATCATCGAGGAGTACAATGGCTTCTCCATTAACGAAATCTACCAAGCTTCTGAAGTCTACTTAAGCACAAGAATCACCCCATCTATAGACCAGCTTAAGGTTTCCAAAGCTCATCGAGAGAAGAACCTCTTTGTCACCATTAACAAAGGGCAAAAGATTATGGATGTGTTCGAAGGAATCCATCTGGTATGGGAATTTGTATGCAAAGAAACACAAAACACAGTAGTTGATTATGAAAACTACTCTGAATCCACAGAAAAATCAGAACATAGATCAGTTGTGCTGAGTTTCGACAAGCGATTTCAGGAGAAGGTTTTGAAGACTTACCTGCCATATGTATTAGAAAGATCAAAAGCCATAAAGGAAGAAAACAAGGTAGTCAAGCTCCATTCACTTGGAACTTTCAATGGAGACTTCAGTGGAGGTCCTTGGGGATCAATTAACCTCGACCATCCATCCACTTTTGATACATTGGCAATGGATCCAATACTCAAGCAGGAGCTGATGGATGACTTGGATAGATTTGTTAAGAGAAGGGATTTCTACAAGAGAATAGGAAAACCATGGAAACGTGGGTATTTGTTGTATGGTCCTCCTGGTACGGGAAAGTCAAGCTTGATTGCAGCCATGGCTAACCACCTGAAATTTGACATCTACGACCTGGAACTTACAAGTTTGCGCAGCAATTCAGATCTGAGAAGATTGCTAACCTCAACAGCAAATCGATCAATACTTGTAATTGAGGATATTGATTGTAGCATTGAGTTGCAGGACCGACAATATTTAGGACACAACAATGGTGATAGCCAG TTGACACTATCTGGATTGCTCAACTTCATTGATGGCTTATGGTCAAGCTGTGGAGATGAGAGGATAATTGTGTTCACTACCAACCACAAAGACAAGCTAGATCCTGCACTACTGAGACCAGGCCGAATGGACATGCACATACACATGTCCTATTGCACTGCCAGCGGATTCAAAATTCTTGCTTCCAACTACCTCAAAATCAAGAGTCACTGCCTTTTTACTGTCATCGAACGACTTATAGAGGAAGTGGAAGTGACTCCAGCTGAAGTTGCAGAGGAGCTCATGAAAGTTGATGATGATGTTGATTCTGCGCTTAATGGAATTGTTGGATTTCTTCAAAGGaagaaagaaatgaaatgcaaagaaTCAGAGTCCCAAATTGAAGAAGACAAAGAAGTGAATGAAAATGAAAAGGCAaggaaagaaatgaagaagaaaagtgTGAACAAGAAATCCAACAAAAATAAGAGGAAGAAGGCGAAAACAGGGAAAGGAAGAGTTGTGTAG
- the LOC110651442 gene encoding uncharacterized protein LOC110651442 gives MSCRRPPLHTCGAAFMEIADKAYTNAQHLNGPLGSVTKKIARLASPACPLVYALQYYLLIIFSFLDDRIFALESVAEAIFPPSRFAFDKIDELVHVAEILPGKFDEAINNFPTVIHQIPLVDWVLLLAISCLNFFVSRLTEWGNAQEKEIVMDMNSNERSNESAVVHEESAQKTESQSLDRNEIKDVARAREGYTYKDALEKQAKVTKGTYKDALEKGTKKEENGQWGKDTRDFGGGKEENWEGRKKKRTEKKKDRAKVEKQRKEATREAKKGGKKNDMRKQEESADKETEKSSDDKGDQILEPESSWLMKLGKYGKQSSFSRSASFKW, from the exons ATGAGTTGTAGACGCCCTCCATTGCATACCTGTGGAGCTGCTTTCATGGAAATAGCTGACAAAGCCTACACAAATGCCCAACATCTCAATGGACCATTAGGTTCAGTGACAAAAAAAATTGCCAGATTAGCCTCACCAGCCTGCCCCCTTGTCTATGCCTTGCAATATTATCTACTGATAATCTTCTCCTTCTTAGATGATAGGATATTTGCCCTGGAATCCGTGGCTGAGGCCATTTTTCCTCCATCAAGATTTGCATTTGACAAGATTGATGAACTTGTCCATGTAGCAGAAATCCTTCCAGGGAAGTTCGATGAAGCAATAAACAATTTTCCCACAGTGATCCATCAAATTCCATTGGTAGACTGGGTCTTGCTCCTTGCCATTTCCTGCCTGAATTTCTTCGTCTCTAGATTGACAGAATGGGGAAATGCCCAGGAAAAGGAGATTGTGATGGATATGAACAGTAACGAGAGAAGCAATGAATCAGCGGTTGTTCATGAGGAATCAGCTCAAAAAACAGAATCCCAAAGCCTTGATCGTAATGAAATTAAGGATG TGGCAAGAGCTAGAGAAGGATACACTTACAAGGATGCACTAGAGAAGCAAGCAAAAGTAACAAAAGGCACATACAAGGATGCACTAGAGAAGGGAACtaagaaagaagaaaatggaCAATGGGGAAAAGACACTAGAGATTTTGGTGGTGGCAAGGAAGAAAACTGGgaaggaagaaaaaagaagagaacagaaaagaaaaaagacCGTGCAAAGGTGGAGAAACAGAGGAAGGAAGCTACCCGGGAAGCTAAGAAAGGAGGAAAAAAGAATGACATGAGAAAACAGGAAGAGAGTGCAGATAAGGAGACTGAAAAATCCAGTGATGATAAGGGTGATCAGATTTTAGAGCCTGAATCATCTTGGCTCATGAAACTAGGAAAATATGGTAAACAAAGCTCTTTCTCACGTTCTGCTTCATTTAAATGGTGA
- the LOC110651436 gene encoding OVARIAN TUMOR DOMAIN-containing deubiquitinating enzyme 4: MPLASNSDSQILYHTPPAQKTNKGQGSLVWFSYHLSGSHSLAHFQFFRFNKRIRKFSNSDGAGIPGDGRCLFRSVVHGACLRSGKPSPSESLEKELADELRAKVADEFIKRRKDTEWFLEDDFDTYVEQMRQPHVWGGEPELLMSSHVLKVPITVYMRDRNSDGLKIIAEYGQEYGRENPICVLYHGYGHYDALRRQIAGSQSKQCKKR; encoded by the exons ATGCCTCTTGCATCAAATTCCGATTCCCAGATTCTATATCACACTCCACCAGCTCAAAAAACAAACAAAGGACAAGGTTCCCTTGTATGGTTCTCTTATCACTTATCTGGCTCCCATAGTCTAGCCCATTTTCAG TTTTTTCGGTTTAATAAACGGattagaaaattttcaaattcgGACGGCGCAGGGATTCCTGGTGATGGCAGGTGTTTGTTTCGGTCTGTGGTCCACGGAGCTTGCCTCAGGTCAGGGAAACCATCTCCAAGTGAGAGCCTTGAAAAAGAACTTGCAGATGAGCTACGAGCTAAA GTAGCAGATGAATTTATTAAGAGGCGCAAGGACACTGAATG GTTTCTTGAAGATGATTTTGACACCTATGTCGAACAGATGAGACAACCCCATGTCTGGGGAGGGGAGCCTGAGCTGCTTATGTCCTCACATGTTCTAAA GGTGCCAATAACAGTATATATGAGGGACAGAAATTCTGATGGCCTCAAAATTATAGCTGAATATGGTCAAGAGTACGGCAGGGAAAATCCCATCTGTGTATTGTATCATGGATACGGACACTATGATGCATTGCGGAGGCAGATTGCTGGTTCACAATCCAAGCA GTGCAAGAAAAGATGA